Proteins found in one Seonamhaeicola sp. S2-3 genomic segment:
- a CDS encoding phosphoadenosine phosphosulfate reductase family protein → MFTEEQIQSLNKEFKKASPAEIIKKALELNDKAVVTTNFRPYEAAILHAVNSVKNNIPVVWCDTGYNTPQTYKHAEQVIKDLNLNVFLYVPKQTAAHRDVVLGVPSVDDPKHAEFTEQVKLEPFRRAMEEHKPNVWFTNLRQGQTAFRNSIDIFSLSADGVLKVSPFYYWSDEKLDTYLEEHNLPNEFKYFDPTKALANRECGLHA, encoded by the coding sequence ATGTTTACAGAAGAGCAAATACAAAGTTTAAACAAGGAATTCAAAAAAGCGTCTCCTGCTGAAATTATAAAAAAAGCACTAGAGCTTAATGATAAAGCAGTGGTAACAACCAATTTTAGACCTTATGAAGCTGCTATTCTTCATGCTGTAAATTCAGTAAAAAATAATATTCCTGTAGTATGGTGTGATACGGGTTATAATACACCACAAACCTATAAACACGCAGAACAAGTAATTAAAGATTTAAACTTAAATGTGTTTTTATATGTGCCAAAGCAAACAGCTGCACATAGAGATGTAGTTTTAGGTGTACCAAGTGTAGATGACCCTAAACATGCAGAATTTACAGAACAGGTAAAGCTAGAACCTTTTAGGCGAGCTATGGAAGAGCATAAACCAAATGTTTGGTTTACAAACCTTCGCCAAGGGCAAACCGCCTTTAGAAACAGTATTGATATTTTTAGTTTAAGTGCCGATGGTGTACTGAAAGTAAGTCCCTTTTACTACTGGTCAGACGAAAAACTCGACACCTATTTAGAAGAACATAATTTACCTAACGAATTTAAATATTTCGACCCAACAAAAGCATTAGCAAATAGAGAGTGTGGTTTACACGCTTAA
- a CDS encoding Rrf2 family transcriptional regulator, with protein MLSKRTKYGLKALTYIAKKEGEQPVRVGEIAESENIPQKFLESILLTLKKAGILGSKKGKHGGYYLRNEPSEIQMTDVMRVLEGPIAMVPCVSLNYYEKCDDCPDEHQCSVHKLMIEVRDSTLKVFRNTTLADLALN; from the coding sequence ATGCTTTCAAAAAGAACTAAATACGGATTAAAGGCTTTAACTTATATAGCTAAGAAAGAAGGAGAACAACCTGTAAGGGTAGGTGAGATTGCTGAAAGCGAAAACATACCTCAAAAGTTTTTAGAGAGTATTTTATTAACCTTAAAAAAAGCAGGAATACTTGGTTCTAAAAAAGGAAAACATGGTGGTTATTACCTAAGAAACGAACCATCTGAAATACAAATGACCGATGTTATGCGTGTTTTAGAAGGGCCTATAGCCATGGTGCCTTGTGTAAGTTTAAATTACTACGAAAAGTGTGATGATTGTCCAGATGAACATCAATGCAGTGTTCATAAGCTTATGATAGAGGTGAGAGACAGTACTTTAAAAGTCTTTAGAAACACTACTTTAGCTGATTTAGCTCTTAATTAG
- a CDS encoding Hsp20/alpha crystallin family protein: MSNLVTTTQKNGNLAKVDRFADFPAWSNWIDKMFSTDFPSIMMPNFNTGMTLPKVNIRETADAFFVDMAVPGMKKEDFTINLDNEVLSISSEVHKEDNQVEDNHIRKEYGYSSFKRTFSLPEYIDESKIKATYKEGILSVQLPKKEEAKQKPPRTIKIS, encoded by the coding sequence ATGAGCAATCTAGTAACAACAACTCAAAAAAATGGAAATTTGGCAAAAGTTGATAGATTTGCTGATTTCCCTGCATGGTCTAATTGGATAGATAAAATGTTTAGTACTGATTTTCCTTCTATTATGATGCCTAATTTCAATACAGGAATGACTTTGCCAAAAGTTAATATTAGAGAAACTGCAGATGCATTTTTTGTAGATATGGCAGTTCCTGGAATGAAAAAAGAAGATTTTACTATAAACTTAGATAATGAAGTATTATCTATTTCATCAGAGGTTCATAAAGAAGATAATCAGGTAGAAGATAATCACATTCGTAAAGAATATGGCTACTCATCATTTAAGAGAACTTTTTCTTTACCAGAATATATTGATGAGTCTAAAATTAAAGCTACTTATAAAGAAGGAATTTTAAGTGTACAGCTTCCAAAAAAAGAAGAGGCAAAACAAAAGCCTCCTAGAACAATTAAAATTTCATAA
- the cysD gene encoding sulfate adenylyltransferase subunit CysD yields the protein MKKDTSHINSLENEAIYIMREVAAQFEKPVLLFSGGKDSITLVRLAVKAFYPAKIPFPLLHIDTGHNFPETIEFRDRLVKELGLELIVRNVQDSIDQGKVKEESGRYASRNMLQTTTLLDAIEEFKFDACIGGARRDEEKARAKERIFSVRDDFGQWDEKNQRPELFDMLNGEIDLGQNVRVFPISNWTELDVWSYIEKENIEIPSIYFAHKRKVFLRDGMIWSAEDGIVYRDEDEEVIEEMVRFRTVGDMSCTAAVLSDATTITKVVEEIRDSSISERGARIDDKRSEAAMEKRKQQGYF from the coding sequence ATGAAGAAAGATACATCGCATATCAATTCGCTTGAAAACGAAGCAATTTATATCATGAGAGAAGTAGCAGCTCAGTTTGAAAAACCTGTGTTGTTATTTTCAGGAGGAAAAGATTCAATCACATTAGTAAGATTAGCAGTAAAAGCTTTTTACCCAGCTAAAATACCTTTTCCTTTATTGCATATTGATACGGGGCATAATTTCCCTGAAACTATTGAATTTAGAGATAGACTTGTAAAAGAGTTAGGCTTAGAATTAATAGTAAGAAACGTGCAAGATTCTATAGATCAAGGTAAAGTGAAAGAAGAGTCTGGGCGTTATGCAAGTAGAAATATGTTGCAAACCACAACACTTTTAGATGCTATTGAAGAATTTAAGTTTGATGCTTGTATAGGTGGCGCTAGAAGAGATGAAGAAAAAGCCAGAGCAAAAGAACGTATATTTTCAGTACGTGATGATTTTGGTCAATGGGATGAGAAAAACCAAAGACCAGAGTTGTTTGATATGTTAAATGGTGAAATAGATTTAGGGCAAAACGTTCGTGTATTCCCAATTTCAAACTGGACAGAGCTAGACGTGTGGTCTTACATAGAAAAAGAAAATATTGAAATCCCTTCTATTTATTTTGCACACAAACGTAAAGTTTTCTTAAGAGACGGAATGATTTGGTCTGCAGAAGATGGTATAGTATACCGTGATGAAGATGAAGAAGTGATTGAGGAAATGGTACGTTTTAGAACTGTAGGAGACATGAGTTGTACCGCAGCCGTATTATCAGATGCTACAACCATTACAAAAGTAGTTGAAGAAATTAGAGATTCTTCAATTTCAGAACGTGGTGCGCGTATTGATGACAAACGCTCTGAAGCCGCCATGGAGAAACGTAAACAACAAGGGTATTTTTAG
- a CDS encoding sulfate adenylyltransferase subunit 1: MEVLKIATAGSVDDGKSTLIGRILYDTKSLTTDKLEAIEKTSKQRGYDYLDFSLATDGLVAEREQGITIDVAHIYFSTKNKSYIIADTPGHVEYTRNMVTGASTSQASIILIDARKGVIEQTNRHFFINNLLRIKDVVVAINKMDLVDYSEEVYSKIKADFEELMKKRDYQDQNISFIPVSALKGDNVVNKSDKMPWYKGEALLEHLEKLDKADIFNVGTPRFPVQYVIRPKTEDFHDFRGYAGKVYGGNLSVGDEVVVLPSQTKSKIKEIYFYNEKYETASRRSSVTITLEDDINVSRGDMIVKEGDLPTIEKQFTANVCWMDSKQLTPGTKYIVQHGVNKVLAKVDTIHHKINPDYSGIEEGVSGLGMNDIAQVSFKLNKPIFYDKFKNHRTNGSFIIIDSQSNNTVGAGFIQ, translated from the coding sequence ATGGAAGTATTAAAAATAGCAACAGCAGGAAGTGTAGATGACGGAAAGAGTACCTTAATTGGGCGTATTCTTTACGATACAAAATCATTAACTACAGACAAACTTGAAGCCATTGAAAAAACAAGTAAACAGCGTGGTTATGATTACTTAGATTTTTCTTTAGCTACAGATGGTTTGGTTGCCGAAAGAGAACAAGGTATCACCATTGATGTGGCACACATTTACTTTTCAACAAAAAATAAAAGTTACATTATAGCAGATACTCCAGGTCATGTAGAGTATACCAGAAATATGGTAACTGGCGCTTCAACTTCACAAGCATCTATCATATTAATTGATGCCAGAAAAGGCGTGATTGAGCAAACTAATCGTCATTTTTTCATCAATAATTTATTAAGAATTAAAGATGTTGTAGTGGCTATTAATAAAATGGACTTGGTAGATTATTCTGAAGAAGTTTATAGCAAAATTAAAGCCGATTTTGAGGAATTAATGAAAAAGCGTGATTATCAAGATCAAAACATTTCATTTATTCCCGTAAGTGCTTTAAAAGGAGATAACGTAGTTAATAAATCTGATAAAATGCCTTGGTACAAAGGAGAGGCTTTATTAGAACATTTAGAAAAATTAGACAAAGCCGATATCTTTAATGTAGGTACACCGCGCTTCCCAGTACAATATGTAATTCGTCCTAAAACTGAAGATTTTCATGATTTTAGAGGTTATGCAGGAAAAGTGTATGGGGGTAATTTAAGTGTAGGCGATGAGGTTGTTGTATTGCCTTCTCAAACCAAATCTAAAATAAAAGAAATTTATTTCTATAATGAAAAGTACGAAACAGCATCAAGACGTTCTTCTGTTACTATTACTTTAGAAGACGATATTAACGTGAGTCGTGGAGATATGATTGTTAAAGAAGGAGATTTGCCAACTATTGAAAAACAGTTTACAGCTAATGTTTGTTGGATGGATTCTAAACAATTAACACCAGGTACTAAATACATTGTGCAACATGGTGTAAATAAAGTTTTAGCTAAGGTAGATACCATTCACCATAAAATTAACCCAGATTACTCAGGTATAGAAGAAGGTGTATCTGGTTTAGGCATGAATGATATTGCTCAGGTTAGTTTTAAACTAAACAAACCTATTTTTTATGATAAGTTTAAAAACCATCGCACAAACGGATCTTTCATTATAATTGATTCACAATCAAATAATACCGTAGGAGCAGGTTTCATTCAATAA
- a CDS encoding DUF2061 domain-containing protein, protein MIAQMLLKSKQKTTYKEDSVGEKPIRSVAKALSWRIVGTLDTLLVSYILTGKISLAASIASVDFVTKLILYFFHERFWNLIKWGK, encoded by the coding sequence ATGATAGCGCAAATGTTATTAAAGAGTAAACAAAAAACTACTTATAAAGAGGATAGTGTTGGTGAAAAACCTATACGCAGTGTAGCTAAAGCACTTAGTTGGCGTATTGTTGGTACTTTAGATACCTTGTTGGTATCCTACATATTAACAGGAAAAATATCGCTTGCTGCTTCTATAGCTTCAGTAGATTTTGTCACAAAATTAATTTTATACTTTTTCCACGAACGTTTTTGGAACCTTATTAAGTGGGGAAAATAA